One genomic window of Fusarium keratoplasticum isolate Fu6.1 chromosome 3, whole genome shotgun sequence includes the following:
- a CDS encoding AN1-type domain-containing protein: MFPYWACAVAGCPNAAAIDIGGCERCQSMYCSHHVDSIHHTCEDTPLDSDELIAAKTAELTALSNKINHGALVRLATELSRGKPCQLNDQDPMGCHMMGDRHIHLQLIFEDGTVWLARIPRETYRSFDNQLSNEILASECATLRWLESVDVPAPRLHGYGLYDDPQNKVGVAFMLIDKMPGRPFNSLSASKEQKTKVLGQWADILCTLSSHPFQESGSLRFDNDGTIKVGPMASDKTAMLPCMGPFQHAKDLYSSWAVAYLRIITEGQIFSDFALDAYIMFKYILRQVKTGPWLDRWRDLNSGPFFLKHPDDEGSHVLVDDEFQITGVIDWTFARIVPAFETFGPSLISADNDDLFFGEVGLTNEDMILGLELQCRGSPFCFFQSDEIRRLLFGLGMAMSFVHDEAIGAFQGLVATFEGRPLDWDKWWHASLIEWKDDPFVSAHSQEISTRLLNSIPEVPRFASCSYLYCTRSSVRGRRCHSCWNDLCAIHILPRYHLCLLDNYMLDDDEETEAHMEVEALLTQVNAYQLLRVASSLRHGKRCMFFPGNYIGRGSMMGSSNYHVWILFEDRVTWLARIPRDATFADTPSDLAEYIVESEYATLKWLGGLTFPTPRAHGYGLASDPENLVGVSYILEDAMPGQPFNPRLATDQQKTHVYNQYARILIEISRHTRTQAFSFVPGDGMMKQGPIASNRDRTLEKHGPFHTSRDYFTSTAEHQLRLIADGQLCPEYPKEAFVFYRMLRDRVAPILATPSRIGGFYLKHADDIGDHLLVDKNYNITAVIDWQYARFVPPREAFGPSLFTANLGNLHRGVAGLCADDKLLSTCLRRQGRADLADLARGSELSRRFHLGLSSGLEKPEISRLIRAVLCLLDGREAPRSGVRAWVEQEWACAVGDPWREKTMKLVQDIERAKLEEA, encoded by the exons ATGTTCCCCTATTGGGCTTGCGCCGTTGCCGGATGCCCAAACGCTGCAGCTATCGATATCGGAGGTTGTGAGCGATGCCAGTCCATGTACTGCTCACACCATGTTGATTCGATCCACCACACGTGCGAG GATACGCCCCTGGATAGTGACGAATTGATCGCTGCCAAGACGGCAGAGTTGACAGCGCTGAGCAACAAGATCAACCATGGTGCCCTCGTCCGGCTTGCAACGGAGCTTTCTAGAGGCAAGCCATGTCAACTCAACGATCAAGACCCCATGGGCTGCCACATGATGGGTGATAGacacatccatctccagtTGATCTTTGAAGACGGGACTGTTTGGCTTGCCAGAATTCCTCGAGAGACATACCGGTCTTTTGACAACCAGCTCAGCAATGAAATTCTGGCTAGCGAATGCGCAACACTTCGCTGGCTCGAGTCTGTTGATGTACCTGCACCACGTCTACATGGGTACGGTCTCTACGATGATCCGCAGAACAAGGTTGGCGTTGCTTTTATGCTCATCGACAAGATGCCTGGACGACCCTTCAACTCTCTCTCGGCCTCCAAGGAGCAAAAGACCAAAGTTTTGGGTCAATGGGCAGATATTCTCTGCACTCTGAGCTCGCACCCTTTTCAAGAGTCGGGATCCTTGAGGTTTGACAATGACGGAACAATCAAAGTCGGTCCCATGGCGAGCGACAAGACGGCAATGCTACCTTGTATGGGCCCGTTCCAACATGCCAAGGACCTCTATAGCTCCTGGGCTGTTGCATACCTCAGGATCATCACTGAAGGGCAAATATTTTCCGATTTCGCTCTTGATGCATACATCATGTTCAAGTACATTCTGCGACAGGTCAAGACTGGGCCTTGGCTCGACAGATGGAGAGATCTCAACTCGGGCCCCTTTTTCCTCAAGCACCCCGACGATGAAGGCAGCCACGtccttgtcgacgacgaaTTTCAAATCACGGGCGTCATTGATTGGACTTTTGCGAGAATAGTCCCGGCATTCGAGACTTTTGGTCCTTCACTCATCTCTGCAGACAATGACGATCTATTCTTTGGCGAGGTCGGACTGACCAACGAGGACATGATCTTGGGCCTAGAACTACAATGCCGTGGATCACCGTTCTGCTTCTTTCAGTCCGATGAGATACGCCGACTTCTGTTTGGCTTagggatggcgatgagcttTGTAcacgacgaggccatcggCGCATTTCAAGGCTTGGTTGCCACCTTTGAAGGCCGGCCTCTCGATTGGGACAAGTGGTGGCATGCAAGTTTGATCGAGTGGAAGGATGACCCTTTCGTGTCCGCCCATTCCCAAGAGATTTCAACTCGACTCTTAAATTCTATCCCCGAGGTCCCTCGCTTCGCTTCATGCTCATACCTATACTGCACTCGATCAAGTGTCCGTGGACGAAGATGCCATTCTTGTTGGAACGACTTATGTGCTATTCATATACTTCCCCGGTACCACCTTTGTCTTCTAGACAACTAC AtgctcgatgatgacgaggagacgGAAGCGCACATGGAGGTCGAGGCTCTCCTTACCCAAGTGAATGCGTATCAGCTTTTGCGAGTTGCCAGTTCTCTCCGTCACGGTAAACGCTGCATGTTTTTCCCTGGAAACTACATTGGACGTGGTTCAATGATGGGTTCTTCGAATTACCATGTCTGGATTCTGTTTGAAGACAGAGTCACATGGCTCGCTCGAATACCTCGGGACGCAACCTTTGCAGACACTCCCTCCGACCTTGCTGAGTACATAGTCGAGAGCGAATACGCTACACTCAAATGGTTGGGTGGTCTCACATTTCCTACCCCAAGGGCTCACGGGTATGGGCTCGCTTCCGATCCTGAAAACCTAGTCGGCGTGAGTTATATCCTCGAAGATGCCATGCCAGGGCAGCCATTCAACCCTCGCCTGGCTACCGACCAACAAAAGACACATGTCTATAACCAATACGCGAGAATTCTTATCGAGATTAGTCGCCATACTCGAACACAGGCCTTCTCCTTCGTCCCAGGCGACGGAATGATGAAGCAAGGACCCATCGCGAGCAATCGGGATCGCACACTTGAAAAACATGGGCCTTTCCACACATCGCGGGACTATTTTACCTCGACCGCAGAGCACCAGCTACGCTTAATTGCAGACGGACAGCTCTGCCCAGAATATCCCAAAGAGGCATTTGTGTTTTACCGGATGCTGAGAGATCGAGTTGCTCCCATATTAGCAACCCCGTCGCGCATTGGCGGGTTCTACTTGAAGCACGCTGACGATATTGGGGATCATCTACTTGTCGACAAGAACTACAACATCACTGCCGTCATTGATTGGCAGTATGCGCGCTTTGTTCCACCGCGCGAGGCGTTTGGTCCCTCTTTGTTCACGGCCAACCTTGGCAACCTGCATAGAGGTGTTGCAGGTCTTTGTGCAGATGATAAGCTTCTCTCTACGTGCCTGAGGCGTCAGGGCAGGGCAGATCTTGCAGACTTGGCGAGAGGGAGTGAGCTTTCTCGCCGGTTCCATCTCGGTCTCTCCTCTGGGCTCGAAAAGCCTGAGATCTCACGGTTGATCAGAGCTGTGCTTTGCTTGCTCGATGGCAGAGAGGCACCGAGATCGGGGGTTAGAGCTTGGGTGGAGCAGGAGTGGGCCTGCGCTGTTGGAGATCCGTGGCGtgagaagacgatgaagcTGGTTCAGGACATTGAGAGAGCAAAGCTTGAAGAGGCATGA
- a CDS encoding BHLH domain-containing protein yields MADVSFDYFDHPQHKQNLGVPASFYDPADFSGDSAHSPDSPLSPVFANPYQLPVSSDWVSWDDKATLSPDLDTLPKQEPFESINLSTIPSRNSMELSPAINPHDLSGTIPDAVPFGRVGLNDIDAQPLFQTPMPSISSQPPHLQSSMMPPTTNPQMSAMNSMAAKDARNRYPSRKRKSSGSGSSSSRSSTSPPPATRRHGSPPKKTAHNMIEKRYRTNLNDKIAALRDSVPALRVMVHRLETQGADGIDEDVEEDLGGLAPAHKLNKATILSKATEYIAHLEKKNKSLARENNQLRNRVEGFEMLVMSRDQAPPAGVWA; encoded by the exons ATGGCCGACGTATCATTCGACTACTTTGATCACCCTCAGCACAAACAG AACCTTGGTGTTCCTGCATCCTTCTACGACCCCGCAGACTTCAGCGGTGATTCGGCCCATTCTCCCGACTCGCCCCTCTCTCCCGTCTTTGCCAACCCCTATCAGCTTCCCGTCTCTAGCGACTGGGTGAGCTGGGACGACAAGGCTACTCTCTCTCCTGATCTTGACACGCTCCCCAAGCAGGAGCCCTTTGAAAGCATCAACCTCTCCACCATCCCCTCCCGAAACAGCATGGAGCTCAGCCCCGCCATCAACCCCCACGACCTCTCGGGCACCATTCCCGACGCCGTTCCCTTTGGTCGAGTCGGACTGAACGACATTGACGCTCAGCCTCTCTTCCAGACTCCCATgccttccatctcttcccaacctcctcatcttcagtCCTCCATGATGCCTCCCACCACCAACCCTCAGATGTCGGCCATGAACAGCATGGCTGCCAAGGACGCACGCAACCGATATCCTTCGCGCAAGCGCAAGTCTTCGGGCTCTggctcctcttcttctcgctcCTCTACTTCTCCCCCTCCCGCGACCCGCCGCCACGGCTCGCCTCCCAAGAAGACTGCGCACAACATGATTGAGAAGCGCTATCGCACCAACCTCAACGACAAGATCGCCGCCCTCCGCGACTCAGTCCCCGCTCTCCGCGTCATGGTGCACCGGTTAGAGACTCAGGGTGCTGATGGCatcgacgaggatgtcgaggaggatctcgGCGGACTCGCCCCAGCgcacaagctcaacaaggccaCCATCCTCAGCAAGGCGACCGAGTACATTGCACatctggagaagaagaacaagagcctCGCTCGCGAGAACAACCAGCTCCGGAATCGCGTCGAGGGCTTTGAGATGCTCGTCATGTCCCGAGATCAGGCGCCACCCGCTGGCGTCTGGGCTTAG